From one Streptomyces chromofuscus genomic stretch:
- a CDS encoding LOG family protein produces the protein MNICVFLSAADLDDRYTGPAREFAKLLGKGGHTLVWGGSDVGLMKVVADGVQEAGGRLVGVSVEFLAAKARQGVDEMVIARDLAERKRLLLEKSDAVVIMVGGTGTLDEATEILELKKHGHTEKPVVLLNTAGFYDGLKEQFRRMEDEGFLPRPLTDLVFFAEEPVGALAYLEESRGVA, from the coding sequence ATGAACATCTGCGTCTTCCTCTCCGCCGCCGACCTCGACGACCGTTACACGGGCCCCGCGCGCGAGTTCGCGAAGCTGCTGGGCAAGGGCGGGCACACGCTGGTGTGGGGCGGTTCGGACGTCGGGCTGATGAAGGTCGTCGCCGACGGCGTGCAGGAGGCGGGCGGGCGGCTCGTGGGCGTCTCCGTGGAGTTCCTGGCCGCGAAGGCCCGCCAGGGCGTCGACGAGATGGTGATCGCCCGGGACCTCGCCGAGCGCAAGAGGCTGCTGCTGGAGAAGTCCGACGCCGTGGTGATCATGGTGGGCGGCACCGGCACGCTGGACGAGGCCACCGAGATCCTGGAACTGAAGAAGCACGGCCACACCGAGAAGCCCGTCGTGCTGCTGAACACCGCGGGCTTCTACGACGGCCTGAAGGAGCAGTTCCGCCGCATGGAGGACGAGGGGTTCCTGCCCCGGCCACTGACCGACCTGGTGTTCTTCGCGGAGGAGCCGGTGGGGGCGCTGGCGTACCTGGAGGAGAGCCGGGGCGTGGCCTAA
- a CDS encoding SDR family oxidoreductase, producing MATHVITGAGSGIGAAVARRLHARGDEVVLHARDAGRAKELAAALPGARTLVGDLADPDKLSWALSHQALPDRVDSLLHIAGVVDLGPVGDLTPKTWRHQLNVNLVAPAELTRLFLPQLRAARGYVVFVNSGAGLNAHADWSAYAASKHGLKALADSLRHEEHAHGVRVTSVYPGRTASPMQAKVHQQEGKQYDPSRWIDPESVATTILMALDLPRDAEVNDLTVRPGR from the coding sequence ATGGCTACACATGTGATCACCGGGGCTGGTTCCGGCATCGGCGCGGCCGTGGCCCGCCGTCTGCACGCGCGCGGGGACGAGGTCGTGCTGCACGCGCGCGACGCCGGCCGCGCGAAGGAACTGGCGGCCGCCCTCCCCGGCGCCAGGACCCTCGTGGGCGACCTCGCCGACCCCGACAAGCTGAGCTGGGCGCTGTCCCACCAGGCGCTGCCCGACCGGGTGGACTCGCTGCTGCACATCGCCGGCGTGGTCGACCTGGGCCCGGTCGGCGACCTCACCCCCAAGACCTGGCGTCACCAGCTCAACGTCAACCTCGTCGCCCCCGCCGAGCTCACCCGTCTCTTCCTGCCCCAGCTGCGTGCCGCGCGCGGCTACGTCGTGTTCGTGAACTCCGGTGCGGGCCTGAACGCCCACGCCGACTGGTCCGCGTACGCGGCCTCCAAGCACGGCCTGAAGGCCCTCGCCGACTCCCTGCGCCACGAGGAGCACGCGCACGGCGTCCGGGTCACCTCCGTCTACCCCGGCCGCACGGCGAGCCCCATGCAGGCCAAGGTGCACCAGCAGGAGGGCAAGCAGTACGACCCCTCGCGGTGGATCGACCCGGAGTCCGTCGCCACGACCATCCTGATGGCCCTGGACCTGCCGCGGGACGCGGAGGTGAACGACCTGACGGTGCGCCCGGGGCGGTGA
- a CDS encoding methionine synthase — protein sequence MSENSQFSFGAATGVGSLPGGDAREAARTATGSFEDFPFLPELPARGPGADMIGRTAGMLVELYARVEPSGWRIGDRPGRDTKRAWSWLGEDLDALEEFTQGYEGPLKVQAVGPWTLAAAVELKNGEAVLSDPGACRDLAASLTEGLRLHLAEVRRRVPGARPVLQLDEPSLTAVLRGRVRTASGYRTHRAVDRQVVEATLRDVVGVHGGGPVVIHSCAPDVPFALLRRAGAAAVSFDFSLLTERDDDAIGEAVEGGTRLFAGVVPSTDGPLSDPAGSVMGVRTLWRRLGLSPGLLAEAVTITPTCGLAGASPGYAREALAHCARAARSLADNPE from the coding sequence GTGAGCGAAAACAGCCAGTTCAGCTTCGGTGCCGCCACCGGCGTCGGTTCCCTGCCCGGTGGGGACGCCCGTGAGGCCGCCAGGACCGCCACCGGCTCCTTCGAGGACTTCCCGTTCCTGCCCGAGCTGCCCGCCCGGGGTCCCGGCGCGGACATGATCGGACGGACCGCCGGGATGCTCGTCGAGCTGTACGCGCGCGTGGAACCCAGCGGCTGGCGGATCGGGGACCGGCCGGGGCGGGACACCAAGCGGGCGTGGTCGTGGCTCGGCGAGGACCTCGACGCGCTGGAGGAGTTCACGCAGGGGTACGAGGGCCCGCTGAAGGTGCAGGCCGTCGGTCCGTGGACGCTCGCCGCCGCCGTCGAGCTCAAGAACGGCGAGGCGGTCCTCTCCGACCCCGGCGCCTGCCGCGACCTCGCCGCCTCCCTCACCGAGGGCCTGCGCCTGCACCTGGCCGAGGTGCGGCGGCGCGTCCCCGGCGCCCGGCCGGTGCTCCAGCTCGACGAGCCCTCCCTCACCGCCGTACTGCGCGGCCGGGTGCGCACCGCCAGTGGCTACCGCACCCACCGCGCCGTCGACCGGCAGGTCGTCGAGGCCACGCTCCGGGACGTCGTCGGCGTGCACGGCGGCGGCCCCGTCGTGATCCACTCCTGCGCGCCCGACGTCCCCTTCGCCCTGCTGCGCCGGGCCGGGGCCGCCGCCGTCTCCTTCGACTTCTCGCTCCTCACCGAGCGTGACGACGACGCGATCGGGGAAGCCGTGGAAGGCGGCACCCGGCTGTTCGCGGGTGTCGTGCCGAGCACGGACGGCCCATTGTCAGACCCTGCCGGTAGCGTCATGGGTGTCAGGACGCTGTGGCGCAGGCTGGGGCTGTCTCCGGGGCTTCTCGCGGAGGCGGTCACGATCACGCCGACGTGCGGACTCGCGGGCGCTTCGCCCGGGTACGCGCGCGAGGCCCTCGCCCACTGCGCCCGGGCGGCGAGATCCCTCGCGGACAACCCTGAGTAA
- the ligA gene encoding NAD-dependent DNA ligase LigA, with protein MAGDKQAETTNVPAEAREKHVQLAEQIEEHRFRYYVKDAPVISDAEFDRLLRSVEELEEQFPELRTPDSPTQKVAGSYATEFTAVEHRSRMLSLDNTFNDDELAAWADRVARELGDQTYHFLCELKVDGLAVNLTYERGRLVRAATRGDGRAGEDITPNARTIAEIPDRLKGDRVPDLVEIRGEVYFPMEKFEDLNARLVAAGDKPFANPRNAAAGSLRQKDPRVTATRPLHMVVHGIGALEGYEGMTRLSQAYDLLKDWGLPTSPHNRVVDDLAGVREFIAYYGEHRHSVEHEIDGVVVKLDEIRLQGRLGSTARAPRWAIAYKYAPEEVNTKLIDIKVAVGRTGRVTPYAQVEPVTVARSEVEFATLHNQEVVKAKGVLIGDTVVLRKAGDVIPEILGPVIDLRVEDEVRAFVMPSECPECGTALRPMKEGDIDLRCPNARTCPAQLRGRVSYLAGRECLDIEHFGDVAAAALTRPLEPVDPPLVDEGDLFDLTVEKLLPIRAYVLDPDSGLPKHDPKTGEEKIATVFANQKGEPKKNALALLRNIEAAKARPLARFLNGLSIRHVGPVAAEALAREFRSIDRIEQADESELANTDGVGPIIARSLKEWFAEDWHREIIRKWKAAGVRLEEESTGEDEGPRPLEGLTVVVTGTLEHFTRDGAKEALQTRGAKVAGSVSKKTSFVVVGDNPGSKYDKAMQLKVPVLNEEGFNVLLEQGPEAASEAALPTGE; from the coding sequence GTGGCCGGCGACAAGCAAGCCGAGACGACGAACGTGCCCGCCGAGGCACGGGAGAAGCACGTGCAGCTCGCTGAGCAGATCGAGGAGCACCGCTTCCGTTACTACGTGAAGGACGCTCCCGTCATCAGTGACGCGGAGTTCGACCGGCTGCTGCGCTCTGTGGAGGAACTGGAGGAGCAGTTCCCCGAGCTGCGCACGCCGGACTCGCCGACGCAGAAGGTCGCCGGGTCCTACGCGACGGAGTTCACCGCCGTCGAGCACCGCTCGCGCATGCTCTCCCTGGACAACACCTTCAACGACGACGAACTCGCCGCGTGGGCCGACCGCGTCGCCCGGGAACTGGGCGACCAGACGTACCACTTCCTGTGCGAGCTCAAGGTCGACGGCCTCGCCGTGAACCTCACCTACGAGCGCGGCCGCCTGGTCCGCGCGGCCACCCGCGGTGACGGCCGCGCCGGCGAGGACATCACGCCCAACGCCCGCACCATCGCGGAGATCCCGGACCGCCTCAAGGGCGACCGCGTCCCCGACCTCGTGGAGATCCGCGGCGAGGTCTACTTCCCGATGGAGAAGTTCGAGGATCTCAACGCCCGTCTGGTGGCCGCCGGCGACAAGCCGTTCGCCAACCCGCGCAACGCGGCGGCCGGTTCGCTGCGCCAGAAGGACCCGCGGGTCACCGCCACCCGGCCGCTGCACATGGTGGTGCACGGCATCGGCGCCCTGGAGGGCTACGAGGGCATGACCCGCCTGTCCCAGGCGTACGACCTGCTCAAGGACTGGGGCCTGCCCACCTCGCCGCACAACAGGGTGGTCGACGACCTCGCGGGCGTACGGGAGTTCATCGCGTACTACGGCGAGCACCGGCATTCCGTGGAACACGAGATCGACGGGGTGGTCGTCAAGCTGGACGAGATCCGCCTCCAGGGCCGCCTCGGCTCCACGGCACGCGCCCCGCGCTGGGCGATCGCGTACAAGTACGCGCCGGAGGAGGTCAACACCAAGCTGATCGACATCAAGGTGGCCGTCGGCCGCACCGGCCGGGTCACCCCCTACGCCCAGGTCGAGCCGGTGACGGTGGCCCGCAGCGAGGTGGAGTTCGCCACCCTGCACAATCAGGAGGTCGTCAAGGCCAAGGGCGTCCTCATCGGGGACACGGTGGTGCTGCGCAAGGCCGGCGACGTCATCCCGGAGATTCTCGGACCGGTCATCGACCTGCGCGTCGAGGACGAGGTGCGCGCGTTCGTGATGCCCTCCGAGTGCCCCGAGTGCGGCACCGCGCTGCGCCCCATGAAGGAGGGCGACATCGATCTGCGCTGCCCCAACGCCCGCACCTGCCCCGCCCAGTTGCGCGGCCGGGTCTCCTACCTCGCGGGCCGGGAGTGCCTGGACATCGAGCACTTCGGCGACGTCGCGGCGGCCGCGCTGACCCGGCCGCTGGAGCCCGTCGACCCGCCGCTGGTGGACGAGGGCGACCTGTTCGACCTCACCGTGGAGAAGCTGCTGCCCATCAGGGCGTACGTCCTCGACCCGGACAGCGGGCTGCCCAAGCACGACCCGAAGACCGGCGAGGAGAAGATCGCCACGGTCTTCGCCAACCAGAAGGGCGAACCGAAGAAGAACGCGCTGGCCCTGCTGCGCAACATCGAAGCCGCCAAGGCCCGCCCGCTCGCCCGCTTCCTCAACGGGCTCTCCATCCGGCACGTCGGCCCGGTCGCCGCCGAGGCGCTCGCCCGCGAGTTCCGCTCCATCGACCGCATCGAACAGGCCGACGAGAGCGAGCTGGCCAACACCGACGGCGTCGGACCCATCATCGCCAGGTCGCTCAAGGAGTGGTTCGCCGAGGACTGGCACCGCGAGATCATCCGCAAGTGGAAGGCGGCCGGGGTCCGGCTGGAGGAGGAGAGCACCGGAGAGGACGAGGGCCCCCGCCCGCTCGAAGGCCTCACCGTCGTCGTCACCGGCACGCTCGAACACTTCACGCGGGACGGCGCCAAGGAGGCGCTCCAGACCCGCGGTGCCAAGGTGGCCGGTTCGGTGTCCAAGAAGACGTCTTTCGTCGTTGTGGGTGACAACCCCGGATCGAAGTACGACAAGGCGATGCAGCTCAAGGTGCCGGTGCTGAACGAGGAGGGGTTCAACGTCCTTCTGGAGCAAGGACCTGAGGCGGCGTCGGAGGCCGCACTTCCGACCGGCGAGTAG